The DNA sequence GTTAAAAAAGATAAAAACGGGGCTTATTTTTGTGATATAGAACTTAATCTCAAAGAGTATGGAGAGTTACGTATACGCCTTGGTCTGTTTGAAAAGAAGTTCCTCAATATTAATGTAACAACACAAAATCAAGAACTTAAAAACCTTTTATTACCAGATATCAAAGAGCTGAAAGAACAATTGACTTCTACTGGACTACTTGTTCAAGATATCCGTTTTATAGATCCAAACGAGACCAAATACACTCAAGAGACAAAAGATATCGATCTCGGTTTTGAGGTAAAAATATGAAACCAAAAGCAGCAGCGCTGAAATATGATGCAACTAAAGACTCTGCACCAAAGGTAAAAGCGAAAGGTGAAGGTAAAACTGCTCAAAAAATTATAGAGATTGCGAAAGAGAATGATATTCCGATCAAGCAAGATGAAGATCTAATAGAACTCCTCTCAAAAGTAGAACTTGATCATGAAGTTCCACCTGAGATGTACAAGGCAATAGCGGAAGTTTTCAGCTTTATATATAAAAAAATCAAATAATTGTACGAATATTACAAATGTGTGATACAATAAACAATAACAATGAAAATGGATTATTTTAATGTCTTTTAACGATACTAGCTGTAATTTAGAACTTCAAGATCTTGAAGAGGTGCAAATTACGCCAGAGGAATATAATAATATTATTACGATACAAAATGATATTTTAAGTATGATAGCAGCAGGAACAGAAGCCAGATCAGTACTTGACACTTTGTGTCTTTTTGCTGAAAAACTTCTACCCAACTCTGTTGCGTCTGTTATGCTGGTAGATTCTTCAAACGGTTTAATGAGTGTATTATCTGCACCTTCCGTCCCTGATGTTGGACATCAAGCTTTAGCCAATTTAAAACCGGGTGCAGGCGGTGGTTCTTGTGGAAATGCCGTTTTTAGAAATGAAGCCCAATATGTCACGAATACTTTTGAAGATGACAGATGGCGCGATCTGCGTAAAATAGCTTATGACTTTAATCTATGTGCTTGCTGGTCAATGCCAATAAGGGATCAATACGGTATACCTGTAGGAAGTTTTGCCCTTTCATCTTTCGAACACCGTTCACCTTCTAATTTTCATAAAAAACTTTTAGAAACAGGTTCTAAAATTATTAGTATTGTTCTTAAAAACATTCAAAAAGATCAAAAAATCAAACTTTTTTCTGTTGCCCTGCAAAATGCTTCAGAGGGTATTATTATTACCGACCAACACAATAAAATCATTGAATGCAACCAAGCATTTAAAGATATCTATAAATTTACGGATGAAGAGATTTTTGGGAAAAATCCAAGGATATTATCGTCTAGATTACAATCTCCGTCATTTTATAGAGAGATGTGGGAAACTTTAGAGAAAACATCAAAGTGGGCAGGTGAAATTACAAATATTGACGCTCACGGCAATGAAGTCATTCAATGGTTAAGTATCAGTATTTTAGAATTTCAAGGTAAAAAGAATTATGTCGGTATTTTCACTAATTTGACAGAATTAAAAGCTGCACAAATGAAAATAGAAGCACTGGCATATACAGACACTCTTACATCTTTAAACAATAAAGCTAAACTAGCTCGAACACTTGAAACATATCATGGCGACATTACATTAATTTTACTCAATGTAAATAACTTCTCCTATATTAACAGTGCATACGGATTTGAAATAGGTGATGAAATTCTCGTAGATATTGCCGAGGTATTAAAAAATAATTTTGGTACACATGAAACATTTAGAATTAATGCCGATGAATTTGCCCTACTTTATACAAAAGAAGTTGATATCAAAGAGCTTGTTGCAGAAATACAGGAATATTTTTACAGTTCAACATTGCTTGCCTCTGATTTGACGTTTAATATTTCATTTACTTACGGCGCCGTTTTTACCGATGCAAATCATCTTAGAGATGCTGCTTTTGCATTGAAAAAGGCAAAAGAAAACGGGAAAAACAACTTATATATTTACGAACCTTCAACTAGTCGAGAATATAGTGAGGAAAATAAAAAAGCTTTCATAGAATCAAGCCGTCATCTTTATTCAGCTTTACTTGAACACAGAGTAATCCCTTATTTTCAAGGTATTAGAGACAATAAAACAGGAAAAATTCTGAAGTTTGAAGTATTAGCAAGAATTCAAGAATTTGACAAAGTCTTATCACCTATTGCCTTTTTAGAAGCTGCCAGACTTTCAGGATTATTAACAGAAATAACAAAAAGAATTATAGACACAAGTTTTAAAGAGATGTCCAAAAATGACTACTCTTTTTCTATTAATATTACAGAAGATGATCTAAACCAACACTTCTTAAAAGACTACCTCTTACAAAAGACTAAAGAATATAACATCTCTCCAAATAGAGTCATTTTAGAAGTTTTAGAAGGTGTCAGTGCAACAGGTAAAACAAACCATGTACAACAATTAAAAAGCTTAAAAGCAAGCGGCTTTAGAATAGCTATTGATGATTTTGGATCTGAGTACTCTAACTTTGAAAGAATCTTAGATATGGAGATTGACTTCTTAAAAATCGATGCAAGATATATTAAAAATATCGACACCGATAAAAAAAGCTATGAGATCACAAAAGCTATCAGCTTTTTTGCAAAAAATGCCAAAATCCCTACTATTGCAGAATTTGTTCATTCTCAAGCAGTTCAGAATAAACTTGATGAACTGGGTATTGAATATTCTCAAGGGTTCCTTTTTAGTGAACCTACTCCAAAGCCTATCGAGAGATAATTATTTCTCAAGGCTTGAATTCTTTATTTTAACTCACTCCAATTATCACCTATATTAAGTGATGCTTTAAGTGGAATATGAAGCTCATAAATCTCTTCCATAATTGATTGAAACTTTTTACCAAGCTCATCAGCAACATCTTCATCAACTTCAAAAATCAATTCATCGTGAATCTGCAATAAAAGTTTTGCGCGTAAATTCTCTTTTTTTATTGTTTTTGCAATTTTATTCATTGCAAGTTTAATAAGATCGCTTGCACTTCCTTGAAAAACACTATTGACACTCTCACGTTCGTAAGCAGCTTTAAACATAGGCGTCGCATTCTCATAGTCAAAATATCTTCTTCTATGTAATAATGTTTCAATATAACCGTTATGTTTAGAACCGTCCACTATAGACCTGAAATAAGTTTTTACTGTTGTAAATGATTCAAAATACTTTTCAATAATCTCTTTTGCTTCTTTTGTTGTAATTCCTAAAGTATCAGAAAGTTTTTTCTGTCCCATACCATAAAGAAGTCCAAAGTTTACCGTCTTTGCTATATTTCTTTTCTTGGCAGCCTCTTCCTCTCCAAAGAGAACGATTGCAGTTTGAAGGTGAATATCTTTATCGTGATTAAACGCATCTACTAAAACAGGATCCTGTGTGAAATGAGCCAAAAGTCTAAGTTCAATTTGTGAATAGTCGATCCCTATAAGCTTTTTCCCTTTTGGTGCAACAAATGCTTGACGAATTTTTGCACCAAGCGGTGTACGAGTAGGAATATTTTGTAAATTAGGATTTTTAGAACTTAAACGTCCCGTTGCCGTTCCAGTCTGTACAAATGACGTATATATACGAGAACTTTCACTCTCTTTTGCCAGTTTTAAAAGAGGTTCAATATATGTAGAGTAAAGTTTATAAACCTCACGATACTCCAAGAGTTTTGGGATAATAGGATGTGCTTCTATAAGAGAGTTTAAAACTTTCTCATCAGTAGAATAACCTGTTTTTGTCTTTTTACCGACAGG is a window from the Sulfurimonas sp. C5 genome containing:
- a CDS encoding EscU/YscU/HrcU family type III secretion system export apparatus switch protein, which codes for MKPKAAALKYDATKDSAPKVKAKGEGKTAQKIIEIAKENDIPIKQDEDLIELLSKVELDHEVPPEMYKAIAEVFSFIYKKIK
- a CDS encoding EAL domain-containing protein; protein product: MSFNDTSCNLELQDLEEVQITPEEYNNIITIQNDILSMIAAGTEARSVLDTLCLFAEKLLPNSVASVMLVDSSNGLMSVLSAPSVPDVGHQALANLKPGAGGGSCGNAVFRNEAQYVTNTFEDDRWRDLRKIAYDFNLCACWSMPIRDQYGIPVGSFALSSFEHRSPSNFHKKLLETGSKIISIVLKNIQKDQKIKLFSVALQNASEGIIITDQHNKIIECNQAFKDIYKFTDEEIFGKNPRILSSRLQSPSFYREMWETLEKTSKWAGEITNIDAHGNEVIQWLSISILEFQGKKNYVGIFTNLTELKAAQMKIEALAYTDTLTSLNNKAKLARTLETYHGDITLILLNVNNFSYINSAYGFEIGDEILVDIAEVLKNNFGTHETFRINADEFALLYTKEVDIKELVAEIQEYFYSSTLLASDLTFNISFTYGAVFTDANHLRDAAFALKKAKENGKNNLYIYEPSTSREYSEENKKAFIESSRHLYSALLEHRVIPYFQGIRDNKTGKILKFEVLARIQEFDKVLSPIAFLEAARLSGLLTEITKRIIDTSFKEMSKNDYSFSINITEDDLNQHFLKDYLLQKTKEYNISPNRVILEVLEGVSATGKTNHVQQLKSLKASGFRIAIDDFGSEYSNFERILDMEIDFLKIDARYIKNIDTDKKSYEITKAISFFAKNAKIPTIAEFVHSQAVQNKLDELGIEYSQGFLFSEPTPKPIER